CATTTACGCCCATCACGGTGGTATCTGGGCTCCTGCCACGCTCCTAATGCCGCGATGGGTGGGAGACCTGGCTGTGCCACCGTCCCCAGCAAAGCCCTCAGCCCCTTCCCGGGACATCAAGCTGCCACCTCATGCTGTCCCCTTGAGGTGACGCTGTCCCCACGCCGTCCCCTCCCGTCCCACCACGGTGGCTCTCCCTGAGGGACGAGCGCAGCCGGGAGGGACCAAGGCCACCGAGCGAGTCTGTGACAGCGGCACAAGGTGTGTGACGGCCCCCGTGGCCGCCTAACCCAGCTCCCCCCATCCCGGGGCTGACCTCCCCACTGTCACCTCCCGCTGCCACCCACCGCAGGGCTTTGCCCAGCACGGCACGGCCGGGAACCCGCCGGGGGACCCCCAGCCGCGGCAAAGCCCCGGGGCACGATCCTGCCCCAAGAGCCAGCAACTGGGAGAGCAAACACGGAGCCAGGGAGGTCGAAGGTTATCAGGGACTGGTTTCACTGGGACGTGGCGCAGCGGAGTGGGGGCTGCCAGCACCCTCTGCCGGGTCCGCGGGCCGGGATCCCCGGCTGCACCGAGCTCCGTCTGCCGGAGagcacggcccggccccgcgcgggtAAATATTAACCCAAACCCATTGCACGGCTCCGCACCGATCAGGCTTTATTTTTTCCAGgcagctggggggagcggggagcggcgccagcctgggcccccccaaaacgAGCAGGCTGAGGGttggggtcccagggccccgggggggtggggtgcgCCGGTGACAAGACACACAGCCAGCCACGAACACCGGTGACACAGTGGTGACATTAAAGCTGCAATTCAATAAGTTATTGCACAGACTGAGCACGCTGCATGGTTCTGCACGAGTGGCGGCAACGGCAGGACACGGGCAGGGGGTTCGCTGGGGTCTTTCTTGGTCCCTCCACAATAATTAACATGATTAATTAACCACCAGCGGCACCGGGAGTGGTCGCTCCCCACGTGCTGGCGGGAGGAAGCAGACGGTCTCTGGGACCCTCCTGCAGCTCTCGCCCACCCCAGGGAGAGGCGAAGGGAGACAAGGGTCTCCGGGGACCAGAgcccccgccagcacccccagcgctcAGCATGCGTTTCCCAGGGAGGGCAGAGCGAGGCCAGCCCCGTTCCCCAGGGCGTGACAGGGGACAGGCGGGCAGGTTTGACATGGGTGACGCTCCCGATCGGGCGAACGCGGCCGGAGACGCCGTCGGCCTCACGGGGAGAAGCGCTCGAAGACCCATTCACCCTCTCCCCGGTGCGTCATGTCTCCCAGGGGGGCCGAGCCATCCCGCAGGCGTCGGAAGACGATGCGGTCGTGCAGGCGGTTGGTTTGGCCCTGCCAGAACTCCACGACGTCTGGCTGCAGGATGTAGCCCCCCCTTGGCAGGGAAACACGGGGCTTTAGGGGGGGCccgccggcgggcagcgcccTGCCCGCAGACCCGCGACTCACCAGTACGCCGGCTTCGGCACCGTCGTCTCCCTGTACCGCTCCTCCAGCTCCATGTTCTTCTTCCTTAAATACtgcggggaaggggaaggcagtGAACGCGGGggcggctggggcagccctggtTCTCCTGGCCCCTCCGGGCGCTGCCGTGGGGAAAGGGACGGCCGCTCACCTCCCTGTCCGGAATGACGGTGCTCTGTCGGCTGACGACGGCCCCGATCTGGCTGCTCTTGGGGCGGGAGTGGAAGTACTGCTCCGATTCCTCCTCCGGCAGCCGCTTCACCGAGCCCTCGATCCGTACCTGTGCCAGGCACCGTCAGCTGGGCTCTGGCCAACGGGTGCCAAAGGGGCTGCGTCGGCTCCCGAGCAAGGAACTGCCCCGTCCCCCAACTCTCCCCCCGCAAAACGCGGGCACTCCCCATCCCGTCTCATTCCCAGGGGCCGGGACCCATCCGAGTGTGATCCCCACCCCAATGTGTGAGCCCCAACATCCCACCCCGAGGGAGGGAGCACCCACTGCCTGACACCGTGCCAAGgtgctccctctgctccccccggcccccccaacATCCCTGCAACTCACCTGCCGGTTGAGGGGCTCCCAGTAAAAGACGAGCGAAGCGAAGGGGTTGGCGTCCTGGggcggggagagaggagagagctgTCAGCAGAGCAGCACCGCTCCCAGCTTTCAAAATCAGAGAAACCCCGCGCTTTGCCGCGGCAGGACCTGCCTGTGCACGGTGCCGGGCAGAGCCTCGACCCAAGCCGGAGCTGCTCTGCTTCTCCGAGAGCCTCAACCCCGGTGCaaaggggctggaaagctgcccgtccccccccagcacccccagagcccccgtCGCGGCCGCAACCCTCACCAGCTCCTTCCCCTTACGGCTCTCGTGGTTGGTGAAGAAGCGGAAGCCATCCTGCCCGAAGCCCTTCAGCAGCACCATGCGGGCCGAGGGCTTCCCGTCCCTGCGGCGGGAGAGGGGAGGCGATGACAGGTCCCCCCCCGCGGTGGCCAGGGGACCCCCGCCGTCCCCCCGGCTTTACCTGGTGCAGGTGGCCAAGCACATGGCGTTCGCCTCCCCGACGGCCGGGCACCCCACGGCCTCCTCGAACCAGACCCCGAACTGCTGGATGGGGTCGCGGGAAGCCAGGTGCTGCTCCTCGAaggcctggggacatgggggacaccatAAGGGGGGGGCACCCTGGCCTTTGGGGACACAGCCAGCACTGGGGCGAGGGGGTCACACCAGACTCAAGGGCATGGCCAGCACAGGGGCAGGGTgaccccagccctgggggtgcGGCAAGTGCAAAGAGGGGGGGGTCACCCCAGGCCTTAGGGGCACAGCCAATGTGAAAGGGGGGGTCACCCTAGGCCTTGGGGTCAGCTTGGGGGGGGATCACTCCCATTCCAGGGTCACTGCCAGCACGGGGGGGGGGTCACACCGGGCCCTAGGGACAGCTTGGGGGGGTCACCCCGGTCCCAGGGTCACTGCCAGCACGGGAGGGGGGGTCACACCGGGCCTTGGGGACAGCCTGGGAGGGGTCACCCCGTTCCCAGGGTCACTggcagcacgggggggggggtcacaccgGGCCCCctagggacagcctgggggggtCACCCCAGTCCCAGGGTCACTACCAGCACGGGGCGGGGGTCGCCCCGGGCCTTGGGGTCAGCCTGGGGGGGGTCACCGCGGTCCCAGGGTCACTGCCAGCACGGGGCGGGGGTCACCCCGGGCcttggggacagcctggggggtcaCCCCGGTCCCAGGACAAAGCCAGGCCGGGGGCCCCGCAGGCCCCGCTCGCCCCCAGGagcggggtccccccccgccgggccccccccgcccgtTCCCACCTCCGCGTCCCCCCGGTAGCTCTTCCGCAGGGCCCCCAGGTCCATCGCGGCCGCGGCCGACGGGAGCCGAGCGGAGCCAAACCGCGCGGCCCCCCCTGCCGCGGCCCCGCCatcgccccgccccggggcgtgGCGCAGTCTGGCCACGCCTCCCCCCCGGCAGCCAATAGAGAGCGGCGAAGCGCGCCCACGGCAGGGAGGGGGTGTGGAGCACTGCCAGCCAATtggagggggtggcgggggcggGACGCGGAGACCCGGAAGTGGTGTCAGGGCTGTAAACAGGCACATGGAGGGGCCCTTAAAGGTACAGCgtccccgggggcggggggcgcaggggAGCGGGGACAGGGTGgggcggggacagggacggggcgggggggcactggggggacgggggtgagggggcgggggacaggggctggggggacacagggggcgggggtgggcaggggacatGGGGCACAGGGAAGGTGGGGACGGGATATTTGGGCCTGGGGGGATGGTGAcaggggctgggagaagggggCACAGGGatttggggacattggggacagggGCAagacatggggctgggggacactgggggggacactgcggactggggactggggggggggcaggactgaggggacaggggcctggggggcagggactgggggacCGGGCCAGCCAGGCGGGTggtgggcaggggagctgccagGGGGGCCggaggggacaccggggacgGGCAGGGCCCTGGGGACCGGGGGGAatggggacagagaggggacaCGGCAGGGACGAGGGGAGGTGGGTACGGGTGGGCAGGGGGCGCAGggtggggcagggagcaggggggtgctgggaggccaccccgtgtccccctgccAGGTCCCCTCCGAGCAGGaggggggtcccgcagccccggcgAGGCGCCCGGGGGCCGGTGCGCCCTGACGCTGGCACCGATGGCCGACGGCGGGGCCGAGCCCCGGGACCAGGACAAGCACCCGGGGGGCCAGGaccccgcagccccgcagcccccggcacccaACCTGGGCCACGGCAGGTACAGGGCAGGAGCACGTCCCCGTGCCAGCACCGGTggcatccccatgtccccaaaccGGGGAGGGGGCTGTGACCCCCAGAGGGTCAACGCTGACCCccgttccctccccatccccagggccctCCTGCTCGCTGAGGACATCACAGCCAGGAAGAGACCCCGGCTCTGCCCGGGCGCCCGGGCCAGCCCCAGCCACCCACGGGGACCCGAGAGCCCCTGGGAgtcggggggtgccggggggggctgggggccgcgggcgggcagAGTGGCGGGGCTGTACGCCCAGCTGCTGCGGGAGCTGGAGGCGGAGGTGGGGGAGCTGCAGCGGGCGCTGGCAGCCCGGGACGAGGCCGTCCTGCGCCGTGACCGTCGGATCCGGCAGCTGGAGTTGGAGAACCGGCAGCTCCGGAGCCACGTCCgcagcctggaggaggagaacGACCTGCTCTCCTCCGGGGGTGGCCGTGGGGGACCTTTGGCCACCGCTGCCACCGCTGTCACTGCCACCAGGACCCTGCTGGCCTCGGGCACCGGCTGCATTGGTAACTGCAGCGGGTGGGCAGGATGATGGCTGGGTGTCCCCACCATGGGCTGGGAAGGGGACCCGGTTTGTGGGATGGCACTGGGACAGAGGGAcagaaggggacagggacaggctggcagggctgcagggtccctgccctgcctggggacagggTCTGTCCCACGGCTGAgctcccccgtgtccccgcaggtgTCAGTGACAGCAACTTCCAGTTCCTCAAGGGGCTCGTGGGGTTGCTGGAGAGCGACGCCGCCGCGCAGGTGGGTCTCGGTCCCCGCGGGATCGGGGTCTGGGGACAGCtctgcccccgtgtccccaacccacGCAGCTCCTCGCCCTACAGAGGctggggaccagcctggccctggcccccagcaGCGCTGGGACACCCATGCCCAGCCAACCCCCCTCTGTCCCCGCAGGTTGGGGGTCTCCAGCCCTTctccgctcccagccccggggagcagcgCTGTGCCCCGGCCGATGTCCCGCGGAGCCCCCCGGCCTggtggctgcgggcagggctgcccggtGGCTTCCTCCCCTACCTGGGCACTGAGGAGGGGGCCGGCAGCCCGGCCGCACTCACCGACACCGCCTGcctctgggaggagagggggggggacacgctgCCCAACGGCACCCCGCTCTGGGCCTCACCTGTCGAGGTGCGTGGGGGCCAGCTGGGGCTCCAGGGGTCCCACCAAGGCTCCTGGGGTGCCACCAGAGACCTGGGGTCCCACCAAGGCTCCTGGGGTGCCACCAGGGACCTGGGGTCCCACCAAGGCTCCTGGGGTCCCACCAGAGACCTGGGGTCCCACCAAGGCTCCTGGGGTGCCACCAGGGACCTGGGATCCCACCAAGGCTCCTGGGGTGCCACTAGAGACCTGGGGTCCCACCAAGGCTCCTGGGGTGCCACCAGAGACCTGGGGTCCCACCAAGGCTCCTGGGGTCTCACCAGGGACCTGGGGTCCCACCAAGGCTCCTGGGGTCCCACCAGAGACCTGGGGTCCCACCAAGGCTCCTGGGGTGCCACCAGGGACCTGGGATCCCACCAAGGCTCCTGGGGTGCCACTAGAGACCTGGGGTCCCACCAAGGCTCCTGGGGTGCCACCAGAGACCTGGGGTCCCACCAAGACTCCTGGGGTCCCACCAGAGACCTGGGGTCCCACCAAGGCTCCTGGGGTGCCACTGGGCACAATGCCATGGTTGGAGCAGAGGGGACAAAGGGGTTCTCCCAGAGCACAGGAGAGGTGGCCCAGGGGCTCCCCAAGGGATGGAGGGGGTCAGGGTACCCCAGGGATAGAGCAGGGGGGTCCCCAAGCTCCATCCAGGACCCAGACGAGAGCTCTCCCCCTCGCCGCAGGAGAACGGGAGGCCCAAACTGGAGCTGGTCCCCAACTCGGGGGTCTACATCACCCACCCGCAGCTGGACGACCTCTCGCAGGTCTCCACCGACAAGCCCAAGCTCATGACCCGGCGGCTGCTCGATTACTTCTTCTCGCGGGAGACGCTGGCCCGGTCCTCGGCCACGGGACAGCGCATCGCCCACAACAACACCACCATGGAGCGGCCGCTCCGCCTGCCGGTGGCCGTGGTCAACGCCATCAAAGGTAGGGGACGGGGGGCAGGTGGGAGGGGGTCCCGCGTCGGCCACGGTAGCGGGTCAGGAAAGGCCACGGTGCCACCCGTGAACGGGGTCGGGTCCCCCTCCGCCCCGCAGAGTACGTCACCAAGATGTGCGGCCGCGGCTGCAACTTCAACGCCGTCATCAACAGCAAGTGCGGGACGTCCCGGCGGGCCGTCAAGAAGATGGTTGTGAAGATGGAGTGAGCTGAGACCCACGGGATGGCCACGGCCCTCCGGCCACACCGGGGGGACGAGCCCGGAGCCCTCTGGTGCCACAGATGGGGagcggggacagggagggacatGCCGGGGACGGCGGGATCGCGCCCTCGTGCTTACAGAGGGGCTGCGGCTGGAGGATTCACCTACAGACCGGCTGGCTCAGCCCCAGGTCCCCACCGTGGGAGAGCCCACGGCCGCGCGTCCCGCTCCCTCCAGCAGCGGGGAGCGGGTGCTGGCACGGGCAAGGGCCGGCCGGAGCAGGGAGATGCCGGTGCCGCGCGTCTTGCCGGCCGGTGCCGGGGTCAGCGTCGCGGTGCCGGGGTCCCCCGGCACAGGGGACGGAGCCAGCGGCCATGGCCGTCCCCGGCAGCAGAGCTGTTCCcgcacacagcagcagctccacGCGTCCAGCCACAGCCCAGGACTGTTTCCTTGTAAATAAGTCCGTTTCCTGCAATATTGGGGATTCCTGTAAATAAACCCCACTTTCCTTCTGCCCGAGAAGGCCGGCAGCTCGCCCTCCCGGCAGCCACGGTGCTCGCCCAGCATTTCGCCTTCGGCTCTTCACCGCCGTGGCTGGCTCTTGCTGCACGTCCCGCTGCGGCCGCAGCCGGCACAGCCCCGGTCACGGCGGTGCCCGGCTCAGCACCACGGCTCGCACCGTGCCACCTCGGGAGAGAAAGGACCCTCGGCGGCACACGCTGCACTGGATTTGCCTCTGGTGACTAAATTTATTTAGCAAGGAAAGCTGCCGGCTGACTCCACACCGGCCAACCAGTTACAGTTAATAAAGTATAACAGATCTGTCATGTAATCCAGAAAGCAACCTGGGGCAGTTACAACTAAAAAATAAAGTggatttgtttaatttaaaagctcAAAAATAACAAGCCATATGTTTTTTAAACATGTAGTAAACACAAAAGCAATATAATCTATGATACAATGTACACTATACACAGTGGGGATGGCGGGCAGCAcatgggggaggaaagggggctGAAGTCccaaaattcaaaaggaaatgcCACGTCACTTGGGAACAGAAAGGTGGGGAGAGAGAAATCAtcggagagaaaaaaaaatatgtcttcAGTATGGGAAAAGAAACGTTAGGAGAAAAGGGGGGCAAGAAGATGGGCAGCATTgtacagagaaattaaataaagattaaaaaaagcactCACAATACACAGTGTTTGTAATTGGGAGCGGGCAGCGTAAGGCAACGATCTCCATAGAAAAAAGGGACCTTCCAAAGGGGGTTATATAGATATTTATAGCTATTTATAGACTTTAAATATAAAGTAGGAATGTGCTGTGGAGCCTCTCCCGGCCCGCCCGCACCGGAGCGTGCAGTCCCCTCCGTGCCCGGCTCCCGCATGGCCGAGAGACGTTTCGCCGGGCTCCGGGCCACCGCCGGGCCACCCTGGGGACCGCAGGGAGGGTCGGCCCCTCGCACCCTTCAGAAAGGGCTTCTTCTGCGCGGGGGCCCAGGCGGCATcggaggaagagcaggaggacgTCCCCGAGGGCTCCTCTCCGtgggcggccgcggccggggaCGCTGGAGTGCTGCGGCGTCGCAGGCTGGTGCCCTGGCAGGGTCTGTCCGCGCAGCCAgggagccgtggggcagctccCGGCCCTACAAGTTCTTGGTGACCAGGTGGGTTTTATAGTGCTTCGTCAGGTGGTCGCTCCGCATGAAGCGTTTCTGGCACTGCGCGCACTCAAATCGCTTGTCACCTGCGGGGAAGAGCAGCGGCGGTCAGGGGGTGGCCGTCACCGACCTACTTCTGTCCCCGCATTTCCCTAAACCAGCCACGGTCAGGACAGcggggacaccccagggtggCAGTGACACCCCCACGACAGGTCCCCTCTGCAGCCGCTCCACCCCAGCCTCCTCCCATGACACCTCTGTCACCGCCGTCATCTGGAGAGCCCGAAGGCCGCAGAGACCCCCCCCAAGTTCTTCAGTCCCTCCCAGTAACTCAGCTGAATCGCGGGGACAACTTGCGGTGGCCCGAGGTCATCCCAGTCCTCAGCTCAGCACATCCCCTTGGCTCTCGCAAGGCTCAGGACCCTGCACGGGCTGGGCCACGATTCgggggctgctctgggagggagggggccgcGCCACGGTGCTGAGCTGTGCCCCGCGGGGCCGCAGACCTGTGTGCGTGCGAGCGTGCCGCTGCAGCTCGTCGCTGCGTGTGAAGCGCTTCCCGCAGAAGACCCAGTTGCAGACGAAAGGGCGCTCGCCCGTGTGCAAGCGTACGTGAGCGCGCAGCAGCGAGGTCTTGCGGAAGGTCCTCCCGCACTCGGGGATGTGGCAGATGTGCTTCTTCTTCCCCGGGTCCCCCGGCCTGGCGAGGAAAGGCACGGTTAGCCTTGGAGACGGGTGCCGGTCCTGCAgggctgcccctctccccctccgTGCTCACCTCTTCTCCCCGTCCTTGCAGTTGGGGCAGGTACACGCCATCCGCCGCCTCTTCTCCCCCGGCTGAATCTCTCCGGACAGCGCTTGCTCCATCTGGAGCTGGATCTGGGTCGGGCTCAGGCCGCTGATGGTCAGGTTGTTGCCGGACATGTTCTGCACCGTCAGctgctgctggcctggggaggaaaagggggagtCAGGCTCTGCCCCTCCGCTCCTGGGGGGCCGTGCTGTGCCCGCGCGCCGGTGCCCAACACCTCCGTCCATGCTCCTCGCGTGGGTCCTGCCGAAACCCTCCGGAGGTGGCTGGCTGGAGGAAAGACCCCCCCGCATGCGGGACGGGACACCCCGGGTCTCGACGCCCCGCATGCAGCCACggcccccctgccccgccacgTGCTGGTCCCCAAGCGGGGCCGGTAAGTCCCTTTTTTCTGAATATACTGTGCGGTTTTTCAAAGTTTTTGGTTTGACCCTTCGGGGTGGGGAAATGaccaaagaggaaacaaaaaagaaactttgaaaaaacGTGCAATATATTGACCAAAAAAACGGGACTTACCCCGGACCCTAAGGGCCGCTCCACGCTCGGGCGCTCACGGAGGCGGCAGCCTGGGCCTTGCACAGCACCCGGCAGCCGTGACGGGGGCTGGAAAGAAGAAGATGGGGTCAGCGTCAGCAAGCGGGATCGCTGCTCTCGGGGCagcggggaaggaggaggaggaggaggaggaggaagaggaagaggaggagtggGATCTGACGGTGGAGCGAAAAGGGGTGACTGCAGAGAGGGAGGATGGGATCGGGGGCGCAGGCAGAGCAAAGGTGCCACCACGAAGCGCGAAGCCGAGGGTCGGGGCAGCCCTTTGGCAGCACTGCGAGACACACGGCCGCTCCGGAGGCGGGCACGTGCTGGCTGAACCCAGGCTGAGACCCGACTCGATTCGCTTCATTCACGGGCAGTAGCCAGCAGGTCCTACCGGTCCCTTTCGCAGCCGGGGCTGCAGCAAGGCCCCCGCCAGCCTTGCGGCACGCTGCGGGCAGCAGCGCAGCCAGCAGCAACATCTGCCTGTGGCATCTCCCCGACGCTCACGGCTGGCCCCAGATTTAGACGCGAAGCAGCAATTAAAAACCCCCTTAAAAGCAACCCCAGCGAGGACGGTGGCCCGCTGCGGAGCACAAAACCACACTGGCCCGTGTTTTATGCTGACATCGTTTAGTCAAGCAAGAAGGAACAGCTTCCGACTGCAAAACCGAGCCGGGACTCCTGCCGGTTCTTGCTGAGAGAGAAACCACCGCACGGCAGCAGGTCTTTCTGGATCAGAAAGCAGATAAACTTCCCTCAGACACAGCTTCCTCCCCTCGGCTCCCTGGTGGCAGCCCACGCCGCTGGGACTGGGCTGAGGAAGGTTTGCCGGGCAGCAGAGGAGGACAGAGCGGCTGCCGCGACGTGTCCCTCCTGGCAGCGGGGAGATGAGCAGGCGATGTGGGGACAGACGTGCACCAGGGCTGCCGGCGGCTCGCAGACCGCTCCCGCCACTGGCCAGGGCAACGTCTGGCTATTTTCGGCTTAAGGAAGACGCTTGTCCCACAGAGGTGAGGGGCTGGGTTCACTCAGAGGGACTGGTGATCCCTCGCTACACAGCTCGGAGGAGCACAGAGCTTGTGTGTGTGAACGCACCTCTCCCATTTGGCTACTGGAAGCCCAAACCAGCAGCCATCACACCCAGTGGATGCGAGGAGAGATATCCCAGCCCCGGGAGCTGGCAGCGCTATCTGCGGTGGGGGCTGCTGGCCCAGAGGTGCTGCGGGAGGGAGAGCCCCGCCGCACCACGTCCCTCAGCCTGCCTGGGTCGCAGCCCTCCCGAAGACACACGTCTCACCCCAAGGGCCTGGGCACGGCTCAGCCTTCCCCCTGCTCGGAGCTCAGGAGCGACAGAGCTGGTCTGGGCTCTCGGGCAGCCTCAGCCGCTGCGCTCAGACATGTCCTGTAGCTCGGCACGACCACACCGCCTGACCCTGTCCCCGCTAACCGCCCTCCCTGACACAGCTTCCCAGGATGGGCTTGGAAACACCCAGCAGAACCACCAAAGAGACACCCTATGAAACACTCGGGGCCTCCTGGAGCGACGGGAGCTAGAGAAGCTGATGACATTTAACAGTCAGCAACATTCAGCCTCAGGGTACAAGGGATCTGTTTACAAAGCTGCAAAGCGTGCTGCTAGCAGGGGGGACTTTCTGTCCTCCGGATCAGGGAGCTGCCTACGTCCTGCTGTCCCTCCCGCCCCGTCGCAGAGCAGGGCGCAGCCCACCTCCGGTGTTGGTGATGGTGACAGGCACGCCCTGGACTTGCACGCCGTTGATGTTGATGGTCTGCATGGCCTGCGCCGCGGCCGCCAGCTGAGCTGCGTTCAAGCTGATGATGCCTCCGGCGGGGGCAATCTTTGGCAGAGTGCGTTCCTTGCGTGTGGCTGGTTTCTTGTTGCTGCCCCCCGTGCCGGAACTGCGGGACACGGGGCTGCTGCAAGAGGTCCCAGACGGAGCCACCGTCATGGCTGGGGCTTCCTGGAGCAGCACTGTCTGCAGCTCACCCGACGGCGTTTTGAAGTAGACCTgatgggaggagagaaggggagtgAGACCAGCCACTGCCACCGGGCAGACCCCCCTCCACCACGACCGTCGTCCTCCCCACACAACCCAGGAATCTGGGCCTGTGATGAGCCAAAGA
The Calonectris borealis chromosome 22, bCalBor7.hap1.2, whole genome shotgun sequence genome window above contains:
- the LOC142091916 gene encoding uncharacterized protein LOC142091916 translates to MADGGAEPRDQDKHPGGQDPAAPQPPAPNLGHGRALLLAEDITARKRPRLCPGARASPSHPRGPESPWESGGAGGGWGPRAGRVAGLYAQLLRELEAEVGELQRALAARDEAVLRRDRRIRQLELENRQLRSHVRSLEEENDLLSSGGGRGGPLATAATAVTATRTLLASGTGCIGVSDSNFQFLKGLVGLLESDAAAQVGGLQPFSAPSPGEQRCAPADVPRSPPAWWLRAGLPGGFLPYLGTEEGAGSPAALTDTACLWEERGGDTLPNGTPLWASPVEENGRPKLELVPNSGVYITHPQLDDLSQVSTDKPKLMTRRLLDYFFSRETLARSSATGQRIAHNNTTMERPLRLPVAVVNAIKEYVTKMCGRGCNFNAVINSKCGTSRRAVKKMVVKME
- the PNPO gene encoding pyridoxine-5'-phosphate oxidase, which encodes MDLGALRKSYRGDAEAFEEQHLASRDPIQQFGVWFEEAVGCPAVGEANAMCLATCTRDGKPSARMVLLKGFGQDGFRFFTNHESRKGKELDANPFASLVFYWEPLNRQVRIEGSVKRLPEEESEQYFHSRPKSSQIGAVVSRQSTVIPDREYLRKKNMELEERYRETTVPKPAYWGGYILQPDVVEFWQGQTNRLHDRIVFRRLRDGSAPLGDMTHRGEGEWVFERFSP